A genome region from Heteronotia binoei isolate CCM8104 ecotype False Entrance Well chromosome 19, APGP_CSIRO_Hbin_v1, whole genome shotgun sequence includes the following:
- the SKIC8 gene encoding superkiller complex protein 8 produces MTTQYSILFKQEQAHDDAIWSVAWGKNRNDSSETVITGSLDDLVKVWKWNDEKLDLKWTLEGHQLGVVSVDICRTGTIAASSSLDAHIRIWDLETGKQIKSIDAGPVDAWSLAFSPDSQYIATGSHIGKVNIFGVETGKKEHSLDTRGKFILSIAYSPDGKYLASGAIDGIINIFDIATGKLLHTLEGHAMPIRSLTFSPDSQLLVTASDDGYIKIYDVQHANLAATLSGHGSWVLNVAFCPDDTHFVSSSSDKSVKVWDVPSRTCAHTFFDHQDQVWGVQYNGNGSKIVSVGDDQEIHIYDCPI; encoded by the exons ATGACTACACAG tACAGTATTCTGTTCAAGCAAGAACAAG CACACGACGATGCGATCTGGTCGGTCGCCTGGGGCAAAAACCGAAACGACAGCTCAGAGACGGTGATCACCGGCTCCTTGGACGACCTGGTGAAAGTCTGGAAATG GAATGATGAAAAACTGGACCTCAAGTGGACTTTGGAAGGCCACCAGCTGGGGGTGGTCTCGGTGGATATCTGCCGCACTGGAACCATCGCGGCTTCCAGCTCTCTGGACGCCCACATCCGCATTTGGGACTTGGAAACGGGCAAGCAGATCAAGTCGATTGACGCCGGACCTG TTGATGCCTGGTCGCTGGCCTTCTCTCCCGACTCCCAGTACATCGCCACAGGGAGCCACATAGGAAAAGTCAATATTTTTGGCGTAGAGACAGGGAAAAAGGAACACTCCTTGGATACCCGAGGCAAATTTATCCTTAGCATTGCATAT AGCCCAGACGGGAAATATTTAGCCAGCGGAGCAATCGATGGCATCATCAATATTTTTGACATTGCGACCGGGAAACTTCTGCACACGCTGGAAG GCCACGCCATGCCGATTCGTTCCCTGACGTTTTCCCCAGACTCCCagctgcttgtcacagcctcggACGATGGCTACATCAAAATTTATGACGT GCAGCATGCAAACTTGGCAGCCACGCTGAGCGGTCACGGATCCTGGGTGTTAAACGTTGCCTTTTGCCCAGATGACACTCATTTTGTTTCCAG CTCATCTGATAAGAGCGTGAAAGTTTGGGATGTGCCGTCGAGGACTTGCGCTCACACCTTCTTTGATCATCAGGACCAG GTCTGGGGCGTGCAGTATAATGGAAACGGATCCAAAATTGTATCAGTGGGTGACGACCAGGAAATCCACATTTACGACTGCCCAATTTAA